One Planctomycetota bacterium DNA window includes the following coding sequences:
- a CDS encoding DinB family protein — protein sequence HVIQDLRRSLDLVLPCFDWDPALLARRYAPGKWTAREVLGHLTDAEIAFQARLRQILSEPGSPVAPFDPDRWARTLAYPQRSVSLMRRLFEAARLSMIELVDLVPEPLFGRQGAHPRHASYRAWDVVTRAATHTLHHYGQLEAARDGRVWEPSPPAGAP from the coding sequence CACGTCATCCAGGACCTGCGCCGCAGCCTGGACCTCGTCCTGCCGTGCTTCGACTGGGATCCGGCGCTTCTGGCCCGGCGCTACGCGCCCGGCAAATGGACCGCCCGCGAGGTGCTCGGCCACCTCACGGACGCGGAAATCGCCTTCCAGGCCCGGCTGCGACAGATTCTCTCCGAGCCCGGAAGCCCCGTGGCGCCCTTCGACCCGGACCGCTGGGCCCGCACCCTGGCGTACCCGCAACGAAGCGTGAGCCTCATGCGCCGGCTGTTCGAGGCGGCGCGCCTCAGCATGATCGAGCTCGTGGACCTGGTGCCGGAGCCGCTTTTCGGACGCCAAGGCGCCCACCCGCGCCACGCCTCCTATCGCGCCTGGGACGTCGTCACCCGCGCCGCGACGCATACCCTCCACCATTACGGCCAGCTCGAGGCCGCCCGCGACGGTCGCGTGTGGGAGCCGAGCCCCCCCGCCGGGGCCCCGTAA